A segment of the Arachis hypogaea cultivar Tifrunner chromosome 5, arahy.Tifrunner.gnm2.J5K5, whole genome shotgun sequence genome:
tatggcaaactatatatgactagaccctaattccttagacctttctagtctcctctaaaattcattaacttccaattccttggtcaattaattccaattagaagctgcatgatcaaatttcagtttatatgccacaaaaactctaattatccaaaaataaaaggattatatgtcacgtatcccgttaaatccagataattaaaatttaggaaaatatgttttcaagctgttgttcaagtaaagagcttttccaagttttacaagaactcaaatagaaggagggtcatacttccgttccacccaaattcataagataaagagcgaaaataattcttaaattataaatccatacatgacttaaaatagaaaaagtaataaaatcaatccgtACAAATAgacagaactcctaaccttaacaatggaggattagttgctcatggaatgcggaatgtaaattggtatagaattccctaatggaatcccctgGAATCCCCCTCTAAAGAAGAAAAGTttctcccttttataactaatcctaattaattttaaaatctaatatctaaaattaagataatatcttttcctattttcaaattcaaatttgaatcagaatcaattaaataattcatgccttgtaacgtggggaccacttggcttcattGGATCCGCGTCTAACTTGGCAGAGAGCTGCGCCTTACTCGAGTGCCAAAATggggcccaaaaatcgcccccagcattttctgcttTCTCTGCacatcgcgcatgtcacgcgtacgcattagTCACGCGTATGAGTCGGTGGTCTTCTTCgcgtatcacgcgtacgcgtcaggtatgcgCACGTGTCAGGTACGCGCATGCGTCGCTACTCGCTAATCATCTTCTTTAATTCTTGAGCTCCGTCCATTTGtgaagcttcctttccatcaaatccagccaaatgctacctaaaatacacaaaattgcacgaaactcaaagtagtatccatagtggctaaaagataattaattcttgattaaactcaataatttaaatgcaaattcaccaGAAAAAGACAAGAAAGTTGCTTACAGATCaaaaacacatggacagatataatcattcttgaatccgtttttggccagattctcagtaagacgattataccacattcgtccagattgcttcagaccatataaagatctttgcaatttaactgagtataactcttgcgaatattcattggatggtttagatatctttagtcattCATGGACTTTCaaatagatatcacgatctaatgagccgtataagtaggctattaccacatccattaaatgcatatgcagtttatgatatgcagataaactgaccaaataatgcaatgttatcgcatccactataggagaatacgtttcttcataatctataccgggcctttatGAAAAATCTTGTGCTATAAGTCtagctttgtagcgcacaacttcatttttctcatttcgttttctcacaaatacccatcggtatccgacaggttttacatcttttgGTGTACGGACtataggtccaaagacttcacgttttgcaagtgagtctaactcagtcTTCATGGCTTTTTCCCATTTTgaccaatcatttctttgtcgacattctttgaCTGATTttagctcaagatccttactttcatgcatggtatttaatgccacattatatgcaaatatttcattgataattgtcttatttcggttctATTTCTCTcctataaagacataatttatcgagatcttgtcattttcacaattttcaggtatttgaaacgtcttctggcattaaaattatatcaaaattttggacaactgcaggtgtctctactatgtctttttcaacaggaatattatttacctcttttctctttcgagaatttttatctttggaaccgacaggcctgccacgcttctggcgtgtatttgcttcggtggTAATTTGTCCAACttggacatcaattcgaattggggcattttctgctggtatataagacttgattatcctctttgtatcggaaaatgcataaggcaattcatttgctattctttgcaaacgTATAATCTTTTGAATTTCTAGTTCAAAttaccctgatcgaggatctaaatgcatcaaggatgatgcattccaattaagttcctttttaggaagcttattctctccctctaatattgaaaattttgattcatcaaaatggcaatccgcaaaccgggatttaaatacatctctagtttgtatctcaagatacctcactatagagggagaatcatatctaacatatatcctcaattttctttggggtcccattttggtgcgattaggtggtgcaatggaaaCATATATCGTACatccgaatattcttaaatgggaaatatttggctgctggccaaaagctaattgcataggagagaactgatggtaactcgttggcctcaaatgaataagtgtcgcggcatgtaaaatagcatgcccccaaaccgaggttgggagatttgttctcataagtaagggtctagcaattaattggaggcgtttaataagtgattctgctaaaccattttgtgtgtgaatatAAGCTaatggatgttcaacacttattctattagccatacaataagcatcaaaagtttGGGAAGTAAATTCCCCAGCATTAACAAGACGAATTGTTTTGAttagattttctggaaattgtgcttttaatcaaataatttgagccagtaatatCGCAAACgctaggttgcgagaagataataagcacacatgtgacaatttcgaagatgcgtctattaggatcataaaatatctaaaagatccacatgatggatgaataggtccacatatatcaccttgaatcctttctaggaattcaggggactcaaatccaatatttactggtgatgaccttaaaattaacttttcctgagaacatgcagcacgataaaattcactagttttaaaaATCCTCTGCTTCTTTAGTGAAtttccatgagagttttcaatcatacgtcaaaatgacgacgaagaaaaattatGGCTTTGGCTATATCCttttgggatgtattattttcagccttaatggtatcttcaaAATCTAttaaatcaagatggattttatcATTTAGTATCCATggtaaataattgtttccaaatatatcaaaaatattatattcaagatgagagagtttcgacgtAATGAAAATtcgttacctgagtcttcctaaaatttgatcagagtctcgtgctgataacgtgttgtaaaataagtaaaagatatactaaatataaaataaagatgtgaaAATAAAAGACTTctagtattaatataattagctcaataacaataatttatatatgtattcactaatattatatgttgtaatgtatatgcatataaagagagagaaagatttaGTAAGATTGTAActtagaaaaagagagagaattgaaTGTTTTATTACTGTGTGAAGTATTCTTCAATAACTTCTCTATTTATAGGCAAGGAAGTTTTAcatttttcaacttcattaatTTAGTTTGTCTTGAGAAATTAAACTATTCAATGTTAAAATCAAATGCCCATATCAATGATGGTCATTCACCTCATCTTTCATCCTTATCATAACAAGTGTTATACTTTTATTAGATTATTTCATTGTTTTCATTTTTagtgatatatatttttgtatctaAATTAAATTTCATGCGTGTATTGAAAAAAAAACTGTTACAAATTTCtcatttcttaatatatatagataattaGTTAGTATTAGAATTACTATTGAGTATTGAGTAAGTATTAAGAGGtgaggattatatatatatatcacctcTTAAACTAATTTACTAACACCTAAAGATATAGGTATTCAATAGTCAATACTCAATACTAATTCTAATACTAACCAATCATCTAAACATTAATTGTTAATAGTATATATTTTAATAGATTTGAAATTTAAGTAGTAGTAGCGTTGTGATGATGACAATAATTAcgcattaatataaatttttataatatatatatatgctccGATCAAAATGTGGAGTGTGATGGGACAATGATTACACATTATTAATCAATTCGTCTATCTCCTATATATCAAAATCTTGGGCTTGGGTTTTAGCTAGGATCTAtagttttctttatcatcaactaTATATCCCTACCCACCCTTCATAAGGGGTCCTCTAATAATATAATATGTTAGACCTACTAAGAGGCATGCATGCATTTTATCATATGTAAGCTTGTATTATTCTCTTGTATTTTAAGGACAATGCTATTTTGGAAACCCTAAAATAATAATTACAAGAAgtttttaattagttattaatttcagCTATTAAATTTGTTGATATAGAAAATTGGATTGTTGCATTTGTACTCTCTTCCATTACAAAGTGCACTAGTTATTTTCAGTCCAAAAAAAAGTGCACTAGTTATTTTGCAATTGTTATATTATAAGGGACTTGTCAACAAGCATTGTCAGAAATTTAAAGGATATATGACATTATTAATTAGGTTAGACTTAGGCACAATGCCTAGATATATAGAATCAAAGAATTATTGGAGGGTAATAATCCTACTTTCTGACTTAAGAAACTAGTTAAAATTTGTGTATAAGTTTTTCCTATTTATACTAATTTTgtctaatatattttaattatttagttggTGCACATTGTTTAATTTCTAACTAATTATTCCTTGGCTCTATGGTTATATATTTACAAAAGACTTTTTAAAGTATTAGTTTTAggttattttaaaagaattatattGACTATtgatgtataatttaattttgtaataTGGAATTATAATTTGAATAAAAGTGAAAATGTACATATATGCATTGAATCCGATCATGAAAATGTAATATATAAAGAGAAATATTAggtgatttttattattttcatgctatatttaaactaatattttatacttttcgtactaattaattaaaaatgttcATCTCGTAATATTCTCGTTAGTTACatgtattttcatataaaaatatattcttatCATCAATTGctgttatattattttttttacagtattttttaatttaataagttAAAGATTAATTCGTTTAAGGCTAATTTATCGAGAATTAGaatcttatttaaaaatttatcatttgTCAATtggttattatatacataaaataaaatttaaattcttaacatttattttaataaaaaaatgagctAACTATTCGATTAACCTAAATTAGTTACTCTTGTACTGATATATATGATTTTGAAGTGGAATTCCAATAAACTCCCATCATCATATGTCAGATCTTGGTTCTCTAATTAAGgatgtatttattttttagaataaaataaaataagacgttgagaataaaatataaaaagacaaacataaaatttaatgttttatttagggataaagtaaaataaattataaaaaattaattaatttttatttttttatttaaaaaatttaaaaaatatataattataaaaaattaataaaaataataaaaataaataaaaaataaattatttttagttaatatttttatattttttaatataatatttttatctatattttatttattaaacataATTTTATGTCTTTATATCCTTATCTTAGTATTCCGTTCCTATAAACAAAAGGATCTAATAAACGGAGTAATATtaatagcatatatatatatatatatatatatatatatatatatatatatacacgcatAATGAGATGGTTTGTTGGGAAAGGAATTTATAGGGTCTATATATCGTGAGTCAAGAACTGAGTGGAAAAACATTATTGCTTCAATTAATTTACATAAGAATCCAACTATATAACCCCCCTAAGGCCCTAATTTCTGATTATGAATTAAAAGAGATTATTATTTTGGTGGCTTGAATTTGACATACAATTCAATAATGCTTCATTTTGGTGTTAATATGAATGCATTATCCAACTTTGATGTGCAAATCACAATAATAATCTAAGGTCCAAATTGAAAGAAGTATTGTAGATATTTTAACTCTATATGGCTTTTGTTATTGGCCTCATTATATGGTATCAAATTGTTCAAGTATCAATTTCAAACAAtactatatataaattaatttgtaACACTGACCCGTGACATATATACATATAGGTTTAGTGGGGAGGTGTCCACATTGGAGACACAGTAATTAACTCAGCTACAAACCAACCTAGTATTACTAAAGTTAACCCAATTACGATTAAATAAGTTATTAATAGGTATAAGTattgttttgatttgatttttaaaatttatagtcaaaattaaatttattttcaactttattttggatttaaaattatttttaacgttttatttaatattaaaatcattacttttaataaaatttttaattttattattaaattatctttaataaaaaattataaaataaaaacaaagaacatgagaggaagaagagaagaggaaaaagaaaaagagaagataaggagaaagaagaagagggggaaggagAGACGGTACTAGTAAAGTTTAGAGCCGTCGTCGTCGTCGGGAATCAGAGCCAGAGGGAGAGAGAACTCGCGAGGGAGAGAGGAGGTGTGAACCAGGGAGAGAGCTCGCTGTCGTGTCCCGCCATTGCCGCCATTGCTACTGACCTCACCACCATTTTGCGTTCTCGCGCTGCATCTCGCGGATTCTACTTTTGTTTTTGCTTCTGTTTTGGCTTCTGCTTTTGCGTCTTCTTCTGCTTCGACTTCTACTTTTGATTCGTCTTCTGCTTCTGATTCTGCTTCTGCGTCTGCTTATGCTTTTATTTctgattttaatttgttatttttttattttattgttgttatgtGTTTATTTTGTTGTTGAACTTGATGTCGTTGTTATTGTTGTTTCTGAAATTGAATAATGTGTCGTTGCTGGTGTTGAAGATTGTGTTCTTGAATTTGATTATTGGTATTTAGTGGGAATAAGAGAGGTGGTGTTGGTGGTAAAGAGGGTGGTGGTGGGGGGCATTTTTGTCAGTAAAAGATCAAAAAGACGTTTAATACCAAATCCAAACGAAACATTGTGgacgattttaaatttaaaataacgtTGGGACGAATTTAATTTTAACTCTAAACCTTAGGAATTAAAATAGTACTTATCCCTTATTAATATTTCTAGACAAATCTTTGTCAATAATGTCTTCAACCGTTGGTGAAAATATttgtcaaaaaatttaaattaataagaaaagatacattaataattatatttttaatacacatttttcaaacaaatattccttttaaatttacataaattttatataaatatttttttattcatctaaaCTAATAAGGAACGAATTCTAGATCAATTTTTTGGTTAtggatattatattataaaatcaattatcttaaaaattaaaattgtttaaaaaatatatatatcaataattatatatgtaatatcATCAAACATACAAATATACTATAACTAAGATATACAAATTTGTTTGAAAGAAAGAGATAGAAATATAAATGATACATTTTTTgttctaaacataaaattatctAACTTTATATGCACATAACAATAGAGACAAATTTTTTTTCCATCtttatcttaaaataaataagtatttacATACTTTGTAATAAGATATTTATGAAACATACACATTTTATAACTTAATCTATATTATCATTTGCATGGCATAACAAGTAAATTAAGTTCCAAATTAAATGAAAGACATGTAAAACAACGGATAGATTACTAATATATAAATAGTGTGTCTTGTGTCAAATtggatatttattatattaattattaataattgtaatttaacAGCATATATACACTTGTGTTAGCATCTATAACTTTTAAGTACAAGCCATAATGTGCCATTTCTATCACATGGTATGTTACATTGTTACTTTTGCAGCTCCCACTTAATGCCCTTAATGACCctacaagaaaataaataaataaataaataaatttgccaaaagaaattaaatccctctctgcatgagatttattttcttttctcattcttctttctctcttagcTTGCACTGTTTTCTCCCACCAATCTATGGCATAATTGGCTCATATATGAGGTGGCCCCAATTTCAATGGAATCAAGAAAAACAATaccataaaaataattgttatggTACTATTAGTCTATTACCACCATCCGACAAGCCCTCACAATTTTTTTACATTGATTAAAAAGAGATGATAATGGGTCCTCTTAACATTATTAGACAACAGACATTAGACAGAGACTAATACattaatttaacataattatAATTGGTATAAAGGagagggaaaaaaaataaaaaaatataaatatataatagcacCAATCAGCAAGATTTTTAGTACTCAATTGGATTGGATTACACATTTACACTACTTTGGGAAAGTGACCCAACCAATAATCATTCGCACTTGAAACCTAATTAACCATAGTACCATACCTTCATTTTGAAAGCAATGGATGAGGTTCTTATAAGTTCTCATTTCAAGATTATGctattccatttttttttatttttacttaaaaTTAAATATGAATGAAGCATGAGGTGTTAAAATAGTTTGCTGTTATATACAATGCAAGGTCGTTTATGTTGATATAATAcctatgaaaaattaaaattttcatttgatataaaagattaattcaatttattaacaATGTCCAAATTTGGTGTATTAGGTTTGTTATTTCCTTTTCCGGGTTGTCAAGTATAaacattttttctattaaaacattaatttaataaatgtctatttttattgacaaaattaattaatattataaataatgagGTTATAATTAAGgaagtgatttttaaataaaacataatccaataattgATTAAACTTAGATGATGAATAATATATGAAACCAAGCTAACGTTTTTAAGTATATCATGaaaatattaatcaatttttcataaattattatccgattaagttattttttaagcACTGTtcgaaaagttttaaaaattattttttttgaatttttgacttacagaaaatagtagtattaatatctaatgtaatttttaaaattaaattataattttttaaaaaactatttaagtgcttataaaaaaattaaaaaatgattttttttataataaaaactttttattatatttttttaataaatacttttaaaattagaaaattaaatataaaataacttatctataaattacttttaatatcagtatttattgtttaaactactttttttaaaaaagaactaaattatttattttcaataatacgtttaatttgtccacttgaaaaaattaattcaagTTGCTTCAATCTCAAACGAAATATACTCTTTAGcatgagaaataaataaaagggaagGAAAATCAAAATGACATGATAATAATGAAAGTTTTTGTCGCTTTAGTTAAGACTTAACTCTCAGAGAACAAATTTAGTGCAGCCATCAAATCTTGGTTTTTTACCTTACCTAATAATGCTTATCTTGTGTGTGATCATTGCGAAGctttattgtactctttttctttcttgattcTTGTATTCCTCTATTATCTTTATAATAATTACTGTTGTACACTCGAATAATTTCTACAACTTGCCACCAAAACCCATTATTATTGTACTCAATTTCATAGCAAAAAATTGTATATACATGTAAATCTAATCCCATTGGACCACTTCAATCAACAACCCTAATAACATGCTAAGATTCTTAGGTTTCATGGCTTCATAATAGTTTCTAGCTACTCTTATTGCAATATCATGCTTGTCGTTTTATGTTAAGTGTACATTACTCTAAACCctaatatcttttctctttttcttttttcttttaaatgttCATGCAACACGTGCATACAGTTCCTACTCTttgttttttcaaataaattatgaatttaattttaatgtattgacaatataaaataattttatacgtgcATCAAATTACGTAATACaatatcaataaattaattattttttatattgatcgcgtgaataattataaaaaaactgATATAATTAAACGatcgtataaaatattttatactattaatgcatcaaaattaaactcataaattATTAGCAAATTCTTTTGCAATTGTACTGCAAATGATTAAATCTATTCCAAGTTGCCAAAAAGTGGAGGATAAATGCGATGAATGTAGAACAAGTAGTAGAGTATTTTTATACGTATTTAAAAGTAGTATCTCTGTTATTTATTAACcgaaagaaaaattataattaaattaaagagaTAATTTCTCACTCGTTTAAGGGGTTGGACTTTGCATTAAACTCGTGTTTAAATGTGTGAGAAAATTAAGTTGATTCCTTAATGTGCTGTCTAATGTAAGTTTGGGcatataataaataatcaaattaattatacaAGACTATATGCTAAGTGTCTCTCTTTTggggagaaaaaggaaaagtaagtaAATGTGGTTTCAATCAGCTGAAGACTTACAAATGACTTGTTTAGTCAACAAAATATGGAAAATCTAATTCAAGGCATTCATAGTCAACACAATTTAATTCTAGTAATTACATTAGTTGGGAAAATCCTCTTAATCAAAGATATATGGTATGAGAAATAAGATAAAGTGGAATAAAAAGAACTCCAAAATCAGATTAAAAATACTTGATTACTAATTTATTGGTTCAATTGTAAATAATATTATACTTGTCActcatattttatataaatataatgtgAAGCAATACCAATATCCCCTATAAAGAggtctaaaaattaaaagatgatatgtaatatcaaattttcaccaaccCCAGTTACCCTCTAAAATAAACCAAATCTTCACATATTTTGGATGCTCTATATTTATTGGGTTTAATTTATTACTTGATCATACATATACTTTATGAAAACAAAGAGTTGGAAGACTCTAAGAATAAGTATAATTACTAATTGGTCATCCTTTCATTCCTTTGGTAGATTCGAAAtttctttgttattcttttacATTTTAGATATCAAAATGAAAGTTTTTCTGTTAatcttttttcataaataaaagccTTTTTTGTTTCAAACTTTAAATGAAACCCTTTCTTTGCCACAAAATATGCAACTGGACTACAACAATAGCATTCAATTAAGTAGGCTCAGGTCATTACAGTATTTAACATAATGGGCTGGACTAGCCCATTGAACACTGGCCCAATCATATGCCAAAAACTTTAAACAAGAAGACCAAAtatcttgaccaaaaaaaaaagaagaccaaATGTGACCGAGAAAAAAACCATAAGCGTGGCATTTTTTCAAACAGTTGGAATGCATAAGAAAATGCTCCtaattaacaatttaaataaaaaagaaaaagcaaccgACGAGTGACTTCTTGGTGGCGAGGTTTTAGAAAATGATTCGGTTCTGTTCAACGTTGACGAGGCCTTCTTCACATTATGATCATTGTGTTAGGCTTCGCTCTTTGATTGAATCATGCAAATCAATGCAGCAAATTAAGCAGACTCATGCACAGTTACTAACCACTGGCCTAATCTCACACTTTGTTTCAGCTAATAAGTTTCTAAAGCTTCTTGCTTTTGCTTCCCTTTCATATGCCCACAAACTGTTTGATCAAATTCCTCAACCAGACTTGTTCATCTACAACACTATGATCAAGGCCCATTCTTTGTCCTCCGATTCCTGTCGTGATTCCCTCGTGGTTTTCCGGTATTTGATTCGGGATTCGGGTCTTTTTCCTAATAGATATAGCTTTGTGTTTGCTTTTGGTGCTTGTGGGAATGGGTTGGGTGTGCAGGAGGGGGAGCAGGTTCAAGTTCATGCTGTGAAAACTGGCCTGGAGAATAATGTGTTTGTTGCAAATGCTTTGATTAGTATGTATGGGAAGTGGAAACTTGTGGAGGAGAGCCGAAAGGTCTTCGAATGGGCCGCGGAGTATAGAGATTTGTATTCATGGAACAACATGATTGTTGCTTATGTTGGAGCAGGTAACATGAACAAAGCTAAGGAATTGTTTGATGGAATGCAAGAGCGTAATGTCGTGTCATGGAGTACGATAATTGCCGGCTATGTGCAGGTATTGCTCGTTTGGAACATCAACAAATTAATCGTACTAATTACTAACATTCTACATTAATGGACATCTTGTTTATTTATAGACATTGCAGAAGTTTGTATTGGAAACtatatcatttttttttccaATACATATCTTGATTGATGTGCTATGTCTAAGTTACTTACTTCATACTTTACTATAGGTTGGCTGTTTTATGGAAGCTTTGGATTTCTTCCACATGATGCTACAAGTAGGTACAAAGCCAAATGAATATACACTTGTAAGTGTTCTTACAGCATGTTCAAATCTAGTAGCATTGGATCAAGGAAAGTGGATCCATGTTTACAGTGGCAGAAGTGAAATCAAGATGAATGAGAAGCTTCTTGCTAGCATCATTGACATGTATGCAAAGTGTGGTGACATTGAATCTGCATCAAGAGTTTTCAATGAACACAATTTGAAGCGAAAGGTTTGGCCTTGGAATGCCATGATTGGTGGGTTTGCAATGCATGGAAAACCCAACGAGGCTATAGGTGTTTTCGAACAAATGAAGGTTGAAAATGTTTCTCCCAATAAAGTCACGTTCATTGCGTTACTAAATGCTTGTAGCCATGGCCACATGGTCAAGGAGGGGAAGTCCTACTTCAGATTGATGGTTAGTGACTATGGAATTAACCCGGAAATAGAGCATTATGGATGCATGGTAGATCTACTCAGTCGTGCCGGTCTCCTAAAGGAGGCCGAAGAAATGATATCAGGTATGCCTATGGCTCCAGATGTAGCAATTTGGGGAGCACTACTAAATGCTTGTAGAATCTATAAAGATATGCAGAGGGGTTATAGAATAGGGAAAATTATTAAAGAAATGGATCCTGACCATATAGGGTGTCATGTTCTATTGGGTAATATATATTCCACGTCCAGAAGATGGAATGAAGCAAGGATGCTAAGAGAGAAGAATGAAAACAGTGACAGAAAAAAGGTTCCCGGTTGTAGttcaattgaattgaatggaacaTTCCATCAATTCCTTGTTGGGGATCGATCCCATCCTCAAAGTAAAGAGCTTTACTCATTTTTGGATGAGATGACAACCAAGTTAAAGATTGCTGGGTATGTTCCAGAATTTGGGGAGCTTCTGCTCGATATTGATGACGAGGAAGACAAAGAGACTGCCCTGTCAATACACAGTGAGAAATTGGCTATTGCTTTTGGGTTGATGAACACAGCACCTGGAACCCCGATTCGCATTGTGAAGAATTTGAGAGTTTGTGTGGACTGTCATAAAGCAACAAAATTCATCTCCAAGGTTTATGAGCGAGTAATTATAGTTAGAGACAGGACGAGATATCACCATTTTAAAAATGGAGTTTGCTCTTGCAAAGAATATTGGTAAAGATTAAAGAATGTGCTAAACTTGTCAAATAAGTCTCAAGATGCAAGTATCCCTCTATCAC
Coding sequences within it:
- the LOC112801726 gene encoding pentatricopeptide repeat-containing protein At5g66520-like, whose translation is MIRFCSTLTRPSSHYDHCVRLRSLIESCKSMQQIKQTHAQLLTTGLISHFVSANKFLKLLAFASLSYAHKLFDQIPQPDLFIYNTMIKAHSLSSDSCRDSLVVFRYLIRDSGLFPNRYSFVFAFGACGNGLGVQEGEQVQVHAVKTGLENNVFVANALISMYGKWKLVEESRKVFEWAAEYRDLYSWNNMIVAYVGAGNMNKAKELFDGMQERNVVSWSTIIAGYVQVGCFMEALDFFHMMLQVGTKPNEYTLVSVLTACSNLVALDQGKWIHVYSGRSEIKMNEKLLASIIDMYAKCGDIESASRVFNEHNLKRKVWPWNAMIGGFAMHGKPNEAIGVFEQMKVENVSPNKVTFIALLNACSHGHMVKEGKSYFRLMVSDYGINPEIEHYGCMVDLLSRAGLLKEAEEMISGMPMAPDVAIWGALLNACRIYKDMQRGYRIGKIIKEMDPDHIGCHVLLGNIYSTSRRWNEARMLREKNENSDRKKVPGCSSIELNGTFHQFLVGDRSHPQSKELYSFLDEMTTKLKIAGYVPEFGELLLDIDDEEDKETALSIHSEKLAIAFGLMNTAPGTPIRIVKNLRVCVDCHKATKFISKVYERVIIVRDRTRYHHFKNGVCSCKEYW